One Halalkalicoccus sp. NIPERK01 genomic region harbors:
- a CDS encoding SpoVR family protein, which translates to MTTNYHTQRVASELEEPVREANELARKLGLEPYPVNYWIVDNDEMNQLIAYDGFQERYPHWRWGMKFDRQQKTNQFIGGKAFELVNNDDPSNAFLQESNSLADQKAVITHVEAHADFFANNRWFGLFTGDAPGSSPKAAAMLARHAKTIEAAIADPDVERSEVERWIDNVLCIEDVIDQHSAFVYQRVSEDDPDREDIEAALEGLGISEAVRREVFDEKWVERQREGGSMESFPETPDPDLLAFLREHGKQYDTEAERAREMEPWQREVLDALRTESYYFAPQRMTKVMNEGWAAYWESMMMGEEGFADDDEFIDYADHQARVLGSPGLNPYKLGKELWEYIENTENRREVVDKLLRVEGVTWRNFHDTVDLELVRELLEPRTPLAEVTRNRLDELASLGDAVDHDALERARAGEIDVDRYPWKVLTYEGLAERHYSLVKPQNGGVLRRITQADLERIGRYVLDDTLYGSVEEAIADVDRTAGWRRMAEVRASHNDVTFIDEFLTQEFVDRHDYFTYEYAHATGDYRATSTDATDVKKKLLLQFTNFGKPTIEVHDGNFGNRNELLLGHRYNGVALDIEQAKQTLVRVFELWGRPVNLMTIRKEVSEKDVEVARRRNREPKPTEQGILIRYDGMEFETSELDGDRVAAIEASDIDYDTKPEEWLA; encoded by the coding sequence ATGACCACGAACTACCACACCCAGCGCGTCGCGAGCGAACTCGAAGAACCGGTGAGGGAGGCGAACGAACTGGCGAGAAAGCTCGGCCTCGAACCGTACCCGGTGAACTACTGGATCGTCGACAACGACGAAATGAACCAGCTGATCGCCTACGACGGCTTTCAGGAGCGCTACCCCCACTGGCGCTGGGGGATGAAGTTCGACCGCCAGCAGAAGACCAACCAGTTCATCGGCGGGAAGGCGTTCGAACTCGTCAACAACGACGACCCCTCGAACGCCTTCCTCCAGGAGTCGAACTCGCTCGCGGATCAGAAGGCCGTGATCACCCACGTCGAGGCGCACGCCGACTTCTTCGCGAACAACCGCTGGTTCGGCCTCTTTACGGGCGACGCGCCCGGCTCGAGTCCGAAGGCGGCGGCGATGCTCGCACGCCACGCGAAGACGATCGAGGCGGCGATCGCCGACCCGGACGTCGAGCGAAGCGAGGTCGAGCGCTGGATCGACAACGTGCTGTGTATCGAGGACGTCATCGACCAGCACAGCGCCTTCGTCTACCAGCGCGTGAGCGAGGACGACCCCGACCGCGAGGACATCGAGGCGGCGCTCGAAGGGCTCGGCATCTCCGAGGCGGTCAGGCGGGAGGTGTTCGACGAGAAGTGGGTCGAACGCCAGCGCGAGGGCGGTTCCATGGAGTCGTTCCCCGAGACGCCCGACCCCGACCTGCTCGCGTTCCTGCGCGAACACGGAAAGCAGTACGACACCGAGGCCGAACGCGCCCGGGAGATGGAGCCGTGGCAACGGGAGGTGCTCGACGCGCTCCGGACGGAGTCGTACTACTTCGCGCCACAGCGGATGACGAAGGTGATGAACGAGGGCTGGGCGGCCTACTGGGAGTCGATGATGATGGGCGAGGAGGGGTTCGCCGACGACGACGAGTTCATCGACTACGCGGACCATCAGGCCCGAGTGCTCGGCTCGCCCGGTCTCAATCCCTACAAACTCGGCAAGGAGCTCTGGGAGTACATCGAAAACACCGAGAACAGGCGCGAAGTGGTCGACAAACTCCTCCGTGTCGAGGGGGTGACGTGGCGAAACTTCCACGATACCGTCGACCTCGAACTGGTCCGGGAACTCCTCGAACCCCGTACGCCTCTCGCCGAGGTCACACGGAACCGGCTGGACGAACTGGCGTCGCTCGGCGACGCGGTCGATCACGACGCACTCGAACGCGCGAGAGCGGGCGAGATAGACGTCGACCGGTATCCCTGGAAGGTCCTCACCTACGAGGGACTCGCGGAACGCCACTACTCGCTGGTGAAGCCCCAGAACGGGGGCGTCCTCCGGCGGATCACGCAGGCGGACCTCGAACGGATCGGCCGATACGTCCTCGACGACACCCTCTACGGGAGCGTCGAGGAGGCGATCGCCGACGTGGACCGAACCGCGGGCTGGCGGCGGATGGCCGAGGTCCGGGCGAGCCACAACGACGTGACGTTCATCGACGAGTTCCTCACCCAGGAGTTCGTCGACCGCCACGACTACTTCACCTACGAGTACGCCCACGCGACGGGCGATTACCGCGCGACCAGCACCGATGCCACGGACGTCAAGAAGAAACTGCTGTTGCAGTTCACGAACTTCGGAAAGCCGACCATCGAGGTCCACGACGGCAACTTCGGGAACCGAAACGAGTTGCTGTTGGGCCACCGGTACAACGGCGTCGCCCTCGACATCGAACAGGCCAAACAGACGCTCGTTCGCGTGTTCGAGCTCTGGGGCCGTCCCGTGAACCTCATGACGATCCGCAAGGAGGTCTCCGAGAAGGACGTCGAGGTCGCTCGCCGACGAAACCGCGAACCCAAACCAACGGAACAGGGGATCCTGATCCGGTACGACGGTATGGAGTTCGAGACGAGCGAGTTGGACGGCGACCGGGTCGCCGCGATCGAAGCGAGCGACATCGACTACGATACGAAGCCCGAGGAGTGGCTCGCCTGA
- a CDS encoding YeaH/YhbH family protein, giving the protein MGLREDLERYREVGEKRRQDLAEFIQYGDLGRSDEIHIPIKIVSLPGFAYDRLDKGGVGQGQGGTPEPGDPVGKPQPQPGDGEDGEAGEESGDHEYYEMDPEEFAQELDEELGLDLEPKGKRVETEEEGDLTDRTRTGPDSTLDVERLFKQGLKRKLAMEFDEGYVRELLRVEGISPGEAFRYARTNHIPVSKAWIDDAFEAIPDDERGRWSSIEEMEENVESEPLSQRIRREGIGHIPFRREDERYRYPEVVRKPQHNVVVVNIRDVSGSMREDKRELVERTFTPLDWYLTGKYDTAEFVYIAHDATAWEVEREEFFGIRSGGGTKISSAYELAAEILEERYPWREWNRYVFAAGDSENSSNDTEERVIPLMGEIEANLHAYVETQPSGSAINATHAEEVERRLGDRENVAVTYVSGPDDITNAIYEILSTEDEP; this is encoded by the coding sequence ATGGGACTGAGGGAGGACCTCGAACGCTACCGGGAGGTGGGCGAGAAGCGCCGTCAGGACCTCGCGGAGTTCATCCAGTACGGCGACCTCGGACGGAGCGACGAGATCCACATCCCGATCAAGATCGTCTCGCTTCCCGGGTTCGCCTACGACCGCCTCGACAAGGGCGGCGTCGGACAGGGTCAGGGCGGAACGCCCGAACCCGGCGATCCCGTCGGCAAGCCACAGCCCCAACCCGGCGACGGCGAGGACGGCGAAGCCGGCGAGGAGTCGGGCGACCACGAGTACTACGAGATGGATCCCGAGGAGTTCGCCCAGGAACTCGACGAGGAACTCGGACTCGACCTCGAACCCAAGGGGAAACGGGTCGAGACGGAGGAGGAGGGCGACCTGACCGATCGGACGCGGACGGGCCCGGACAGCACGCTCGACGTCGAGCGCCTGTTCAAACAGGGGCTCAAGCGAAAGCTCGCGATGGAGTTCGACGAGGGGTACGTTCGCGAACTGCTTCGCGTCGAGGGGATCTCCCCCGGGGAGGCGTTTCGGTACGCACGGACGAACCACATCCCCGTTTCGAAGGCGTGGATCGACGACGCCTTCGAGGCGATCCCCGACGACGAGCGCGGCCGCTGGTCGAGCATCGAGGAGATGGAGGAGAACGTCGAGAGCGAGCCGCTCAGCCAGCGCATCCGTCGGGAGGGGATCGGCCACATCCCGTTCCGACGGGAGGACGAGCGCTATCGTTACCCCGAGGTCGTCAGGAAGCCACAGCACAACGTCGTCGTGGTCAACATCCGCGACGTCTCGGGGTCGATGCGCGAGGACAAGCGCGAACTGGTCGAACGAACGTTCACCCCGCTGGATTGGTATCTCACGGGGAAGTACGACACCGCCGAGTTCGTCTACATCGCCCACGACGCCACCGCCTGGGAGGTCGAACGCGAGGAGTTCTTCGGGATCCGTTCGGGCGGCGGGACGAAGATCTCCTCGGCGTACGAACTCGCCGCGGAGATCCTCGAGGAGCGCTACCCGTGGCGCGAGTGGAACCGCTACGTCTTCGCCGCGGGCGACTCGGAGAACTCCTCGAACGACACCGAGGAGCGCGTGATCCCGCTGATGGGGGAAATCGAGGCGAACCTCCACGCGTACGTCGAGACCCAGCCGTCGGGGAGCGCGATCAACGCGACCCACGCCGAGGAGGTCGAGCGCCGACTCGGCGACCGCGAGAACGTCGCGGTCACCTACGTCTCGGGGCCCGACGACATCACGAACGCGATCTACGAGATACTCAGCACCGAGGACGAGCCATGA